CGCGTATTGATCTCCATCCTTGATTACAGTTGCATATCCGCAATAGCGGCCTTCCCAAGGTTGGTCGAATTGCAGGACGGCTCCAGCAGGTTGAGGCGCATGAAGGCGTAACTCCGTATTAGTTAGGTTTTGGATAATGTTTTGATCTACAAAGATTTGCAGATTGCTTCCTATATCCAACGAGAAGCAAGCAAGGGGTGATGCAAATAGAGCGAAAAAATAGATCATCAGTCGCGGCAGCATATTGTCGTCTCCGTATTAAGATAGGGAAGTTTCTCACAATTTTATGTGTAAAGTCAATGCATTACTTTGTTGTCGACTAAGTCGGGCTAAGGCTTAATTCCCAGCGCTTTGCGGATGATCTCGGGGTGGTCGAATGAGATGGTAAGTTTTGAAAATTCAGTGGATTTTGGGTTGATCCACAACACATCCGCCGCGTCGTCGCCCGCAACGGCTTGGGCTGCTTGTTCCATGCTGAGCGGTTTGGCGAGGTAGACAGCGGTGACGTTATGCCAGCGCGGGTCGCGTTTCGGGTCGGAATAAATTCCTACCAGGCGCTCAATTTCGACGTCCAGCCCGGTTTCTTCTTTGGCTTCGCGGACAGCGCATTGCTCGACGGTTTCCTGGTGGACTTCTAAAAAACCACCGGGAATCGCCCAATGGTGTTGGAAGGGAGGGTTTTTACGCTTAATGAGCAAGACTTCGCCCGCCTCATTGGGAATCACTATATCGGCGGTCACATTCGGACGGACGAACTCTTGCTCAGTCATAGACTTTTTACACCGCTTTTTTTTGTTCTTCTGACGGCGTTTTTTTCTCGTCGGATGCTGCTTCTTTTTTCTCTTCCGGCGGAGGATTCTTCATAATGCTGCGCAACATTTCATCCGGCGTCTTGGTCAACGGGTTGGGCTTGTCTGCCTCACGCGAATAACCGCACCCTTTATTGTCGGGGCACTTAATGGTCGGGCCTTTGCGCTTGTAATCTTTATAAACCAAGAATTTCGATTCGCAATTGGGGCATTTTTCTTTGATGGGTGGGTCCCAGGCGACGAAGTTGCAATCCGGGTATTTGCTGCACCCATAGAACGTAGTGCCGCGCCGCGAACGCCGTTGAATGACGTCTCCATCGCAAGTGTCTAACGGACATTTGATTCCCGTTGGGATCGGCTTGGTGTTTTTGCAATCAGGGTAGGCGGTACACGCCAGAAAATGGCCGTACTGACCGGGGCGGATCGCCATTGGCGCACCGCACTTGTCGCAGTTGATATCCGTCTCGATCATTTCCGGCTCATTCAGCGGGGCCGAATAGTCGCAATCGGGATACTTGGAACACGCCAGGAACCAGCTGGTGCGGCCCCATTTTTTCATCAACATGCTGCCGCACTTTTTGCACTTGAGGTCGGTTTCTTCTTGCAGAGAACGCAGCGACTCGCCGATACCTTTGGGCGCTTTTTCGAGGTCCGTTGCAAACGGTTCATAAAACCCTTTTAGAATGGTCGTCCATTCGACGTTACCTTCTTCGACTTCGTCAAGTTTGGCTTCGATGTCAGAAGTAAAACTGACTTCAAAAATATCGGGGAAATTATCGACCAATAATTTGTTAATGACTTCGCCCAAATCGGTCGGGTGAAAACGCTTTTCTTCGCGGGTGATGTATTTACGGTCGACCAGCGTTTTGACGATGCTGGCGTAGGTGCTGGGGCGCCCGATGCCTTCGCTTTCCAATTGTTTGATTAGGCTGGCATCGTTGAAGCGGGCGGGCGGCTTGGTGAAGTGTTGTTCGGGATCGACCTTTTTGATGCTGAGGGCTTCGCCTTCTTCCATCTTCGGCAATAACTGGTCGCGTTGGTCTTCAGGGTCGTGATAGACTCGCGTAAAACCGTCAAAGATCAAGACCGAACCAACCGCGCGAAACGCATGAGTTCCGTCCGTAATGGAAATGGTGGTGGATTCATATTCGGCTGGCGCCATCTGGCAGGCTTCAAAGCGTTGCCAGATGAGTTTATAGATTTTGAATTGGTCCGCCGTCAGTTTTGATTTCAACTTTTCTGGAGTGTAGTTTCCGTCGAGCATGGTGGGACGAACACACTCGTGCGCGTCTTGCGCGCTTTTGCGCGACTTGAACATATTGGGCGATTTTGGAAGGTATTTTTCGCCATAGGTCTCTTTGATGTGATCGCGAATTCCGGCAATCGCTTCATTCGCCACCCGGACCGAGTCAGTACGCATATAGGTAATGAGGCCGACGGTCTCGCTGCCGATGTCGATGCCCTCATACAAGCCTTGGGAGATGCGCATGGTGCGGTCGCCGGTATAGCCCAACATACGGGCCGCGTCTTGTTGCAGCGTACTGGTGATGTATGGCGCGGGCGCCTTGCGGGTGCGCTTACGGCTTTTGATCGACTCGATGGAATAATCGTTTTTTTGAATCGCCTCAATCAGCGCTTTGGCTTGGTCTTCGGTTTTGATGTGAAGATTTTTCTTTTCGTCTTTTTCCTTGTCTTCGCCAAGGTGAGTGACTTTTAAGGCGTCGACTTTGAATAACTCGGCTTTGAGTTTGCGGCGTTGTTTATTTGTGAATTCGCCGTGGATGGTCCAATACTCAACGGGATTAAATGCGCGAACTTCAACTTCGCGTTCGCAGATTAAGCGCAACGCGACCGACTGGACGCGTCCGGCGCTGAGCGAACTTTTGTTTCGCGCCACCATACGGGTCAGCATCGGGCTGATTTTATAGCCCACCAAGCGGTCGAGGATGCGGCGCGCCTGTTGCGCGTTGACCCGTTCCATGTTGATTTCGGTTGGATGTTGAATGGCTTCTTGAATGGCTTTTTTGGTGATTTCGTTAAACGTGATGCGGTGAAATGATTTTCCGCTCGCCGCTTCGCGCAACAATTCAACCAGGTGCCACGAAATGGCTTCGCCTTCGCGGTCGGGGTCAGGCGCGAGGTAGATTGCGTCGCTTTTTTCCGCCAATTTGATCAATTTTTTGACGGTCTTGTCTTGTCCCGTTGTGACGTAGGTTGGAGAAAATGAGTTCTCAACATCTACGCCGAGTTCGCGCGCAGGTAAATCGCGCACATGTCCCATTGAAGCGGCCACTTCAAAGTCGTCGCCCAGGAATTTATTAATCGTCTTCGCCTTTGCGGGCGATTCAACAATAACTAAAGATTTTGCCACGTTCAGTCCTCCGCGTCATTCAGCCAAAACGCTCACAGTGTAGTAGTATTTCTCGTAGAAAGAATCCATTAATTCAGAAAAGACCTGAAAATCCACGCGGCTATTTTTGGCTTGGGTGCTGCAAGTATTACTATTTCAGTGAGATAGGATGTCGTTCGCCAGAAAATCGGTTGGGCAGCCCTTATCACGTATACAGAGAGATAGATTCAATTTCCCGTTTATTCAAGGGTCTCCAATGGCCTGAGGGCAAATCCGCCAACTCTATTTGCCCGATTCTGATGCGCTGCAGCCGGGAGATTTCCAGGTGAACCACCTTACACATCTTACGAATTTGGCGGTTGCGGCCCTCGCGGATCGCGATAAAAAAACCGTCCCTCTCTTTGATGAGTTTCACTTTTGCCTCAAGGGTGTGGCGTCCTTCAATGACGACGCCTTCTTTGAGGCGCCGAATTTGGTGTTGCGTAAGCGGCGTTGTGGTTTCGACCCGATACTCTTTCCACACTTCGCCCGACGGATGCAAAAGCTGTTGGCTCCAGTTGCCGTCGTTGGTGAGTAAGAGCAGTCCTTCCGAGTCCGCATCGAGGCGCCCCACAGGAAACACGCCTGCATCGTTGGCTTCTTTCGATAAAAAATTCATCACGGTTTTTCGCCCTTGAGGGTCGCGCCGCGTACTGACCACGCCCTTGGGTTTATTCAGAGCGATATACATAACGTCCGGCTGGGTTGGCAGCAACGCGCCGTCGACTTTGATGCGCTGAACGTCTGGATCGACGCTAACGCCTAACTCGCGGCAGACCATGCCGTCGATTGAAATGCGGCCTTGCTCGATCCAGCGGTCAGCCTCGCGGCGAGAACAAAGCCCCCGGCCTGCAAGCAGTTTATTCAGCCGGATGTTCTTTGGGCTGGTCATCGTCGGCAGCGGGGCCGGCGTTGGGTGGATCGGCTGCGGCTGCGGCTTCGGTTTCCGCCTGGTTGGTTTCGGTTGTGGGGATTTCGGTTTCAGTGGGTTCGGCCTCTTCTTCAACAGCGGCTCCGCTTGAGAATGTTTTTTCTATATACTCGATGGGTGGTAAATCTTTGAGCGAGTTAATGCCAAAGTGTTCTAAAAAATGCTTGGTGGTTCCATACAGGTTGGGGCGCCCCGGCGCTTCGCGTACGCCCGTGACTTTTAGAAAACGCTTGTCTAACAGCGATTTGAGAACGCCGTCTGCGCCTACGCCGCGAATGGCTTCAATTTCTGCGCGGGTGATGGGTTGTTTGTAGGCGGCAATGGCCAGCGTTTCTAACGCCGCGCCGCTCAGGGTAAAGGTGCGCTTGCGTTCGAGATAGCGGTTGACGTAACTGCTATAGATCGGGCGGGTGCGTAATTGAAATCCACCAGCGACTTCCATGAGTTGAATGCCGGAGCCTTTTTCAAGAAGCATGGTGTTGAGATATTCCAAGCCTTCTTGAATGCGGACGTCAGGCAAGTCGAGGCTTTCGCCCAGGCGTTTGACGGGAATCGGGTCGCCCGACACAAAAATAAGCGCCTGTAGAATGCCCGCTAATTGATCGTTATCCAGTTCCATGTTCTGTGTTTCCTTGCCCGGAGTCTTTGGGGTTATCTTTTTGGTGTTCGGTGTTGCCTTGCTGGCCATCTGTATTTAGGCCCTCAGTTTGGTCGTCTTCATTTGATGAGTTGGTGTATTTTTCGCCTTTCTCCAAAACAATTTCTCCATGATTTGAATCCTGGCGCGCT
This portion of the Candidatus Hinthialibacter antarcticus genome encodes:
- a CDS encoding NUDIX hydrolase, whose protein sequence is MTEQEFVRPNVTADIVIPNEAGEVLLIKRKNPPFQHHWAIPGGFLEVHQETVEQCAVREAKEETGLDVEIERLVGIYSDPKRDPRWHNVTAVYLAKPLSMEQAAQAVAGDDAADVLWINPKSTEFSKLTISFDHPEIIRKALGIKP
- the scpB gene encoding SMC-Scp complex subunit ScpB, which produces MELDNDQLAGILQALIFVSGDPIPVKRLGESLDLPDVRIQEGLEYLNTMLLEKGSGIQLMEVAGGFQLRTRPIYSSYVNRYLERKRTFTLSGAALETLAIAAYKQPITRAEIEAIRGVGADGVLKSLLDKRFLKVTGVREAPGRPNLYGTTKHFLEHFGINSLKDLPPIEYIEKTFSSGAAVEEEAEPTETEIPTTETNQAETEAAAAADPPNAGPAADDDQPKEHPAE
- a CDS encoding pseudouridine synthase, which produces MTSPKNIRLNKLLAGRGLCSRREADRWIEQGRISIDGMVCRELGVSVDPDVQRIKVDGALLPTQPDVMYIALNKPKGVVSTRRDPQGRKTVMNFLSKEANDAGVFPVGRLDADSEGLLLLTNDGNWSQQLLHPSGEVWKEYRVETTTPLTQHQIRRLKEGVVIEGRHTLEAKVKLIKERDGFFIAIREGRNRQIRKMCKVVHLEISRLQRIRIGQIELADLPSGHWRPLNKREIESISLYT
- the topA gene encoding type I DNA topoisomerase, which encodes MAKSLVIVESPAKAKTINKFLGDDFEVAASMGHVRDLPARELGVDVENSFSPTYVTTGQDKTVKKLIKLAEKSDAIYLAPDPDREGEAISWHLVELLREAASGKSFHRITFNEITKKAIQEAIQHPTEINMERVNAQQARRILDRLVGYKISPMLTRMVARNKSSLSAGRVQSVALRLICEREVEVRAFNPVEYWTIHGEFTNKQRRKLKAELFKVDALKVTHLGEDKEKDEKKNLHIKTEDQAKALIEAIQKNDYSIESIKSRKRTRKAPAPYITSTLQQDAARMLGYTGDRTMRISQGLYEGIDIGSETVGLITYMRTDSVRVANEAIAGIRDHIKETYGEKYLPKSPNMFKSRKSAQDAHECVRPTMLDGNYTPEKLKSKLTADQFKIYKLIWQRFEACQMAPAEYESTTISITDGTHAFRAVGSVLIFDGFTRVYHDPEDQRDQLLPKMEEGEALSIKKVDPEQHFTKPPARFNDASLIKQLESEGIGRPSTYASIVKTLVDRKYITREEKRFHPTDLGEVINKLLVDNFPDIFEVSFTSDIEAKLDEVEEGNVEWTTILKGFYEPFATDLEKAPKGIGESLRSLQEETDLKCKKCGSMLMKKWGRTSWFLACSKYPDCDYSAPLNEPEMIETDINCDKCGAPMAIRPGQYGHFLACTAYPDCKNTKPIPTGIKCPLDTCDGDVIQRRSRRGTTFYGCSKYPDCNFVAWDPPIKEKCPNCESKFLVYKDYKRKGPTIKCPDNKGCGYSREADKPNPLTKTPDEMLRSIMKNPPPEEKKEAASDEKKTPSEEQKKAV